The Apium graveolens cultivar Ventura chromosome 3, ASM990537v1, whole genome shotgun sequence sequence CGAGGGTTTTGAATGAGTTCCATTAGAGAATTTTACACATCCAGGTAAACCATCATTGCGTTAGGAAGACAGTTGTTGAGAGACTTCATTTCATCTGACAGGTTAACGTTGAATAACTGTGCTAGTTCATTGTAATTTTCTGCACATTATCTTTGCACTCCTCCTTGTAGTGTCCTCTGATGGAAGACATCCAATAGGTGGTATTCCAAATACACCTATTCGACGAGCACCCAATTTGTACAGCTCCTTTATATTTAGAAATTCAGAATCTATCAAAAATAGATGTGAAAGTAGATCTACAGTTCTTACAAAATTATGAGTGTTATAACTTATAATGTATCTCTAGTGTTAACTATATCATGGCCTATTTCTAAAGTAACAAATTTTGTTGTTTCGTGTTGTATGTTTACCTGCGCAAAGCCAGATGCTGAATAGATCAGAAGATCAGTATATGAAGAGTAGTCATAATGCAGTCTCCTAATAGGATTGTTGAAATAAGTGTTGGTAATGTCATTGCTGCCTGCAACTACTACAAACAGGCTGTTGGTCAATATCACGCTTTTTGTCTGAGCTCCCACTGCAACTTTCAGCTTTGCGATGTACTCGTTAAACAAATCTATCTGATCTGATAACGATATAACTGACTGTTTTAATAAGAGTAAGAAAAAatgaaaaatgattaataaaaaTATCTGAATGTGCTCTTTCAAGAggctaataataataataatatgttgTCTGCAGAGTTGAAATGTCCACTGCAAGCTCAGATGTTAAAGGATTAAATCCTGCACCGCCTGAAGCAAAGTTCACTCCTGTTTTGAGATCATCAGTGCTGAGACTTGGGTCAAGGTATGGTGGCAGTAGCTGTTTTATTCCCAACTCTTCAACAGTATCAAGAAAGTCACTTATTAGGTACTTATACAAATGCTGCATTCATTTCAAACTTAGATGCAAAATAACTATATCACGAAAGTAACTTTAAAGTACTCATATCAGTGattgttgtgtgtgtgtgtgtttgtgctTTCTGACATACCTAAGAAATCAGAAGGAACTTTTCCATTACAAATAACAATCGTCCAATGCAAGCCAAATTGATAACTCCAAAAACTCTAAATGTCAAATTACAAACGCCATCAAGCCAAATGTCTTAGCAAGAAAAGTTTCATACACCTTGTTTAATAATGTAAATAGAATCCATTTTACCCATTTCTGTAGAATTTTGTTACTGCTATGCCACGGGACCATTTGGTACAAAAAGTCTACTAAAGAAATAAACAATTCAACAGAGAGGTTAACAACAGAGAGGTGACAAATAGACAACAGAGAGGTCAACAACTTGAATGATTACGATATAATAAGTGAGAAATTGATCAAATAATTGTTGCATCGGAAAAGATGCAATAACACACTCTTAAGCTTCGACACAGACTCATATTAGTCAAAAAGGAAGTCTAATAAACAGAAAGAGT is a genomic window containing:
- the LOC141712993 gene encoding GDSL esterase/lipase EXL5-like → MLISSSLLLVPSLGVCMRLFDVFELVYGITFVNLKYWDPLIFVFTKQVDGRHVSFKHACFGLGLHLYKYLISDFLDTVEELGIKQLLPPYLDPSLSTDDLKTGVNFASGGAGFNPLTSELAVDISTLQTTYYYYY